GTGATCCACGCCAATGCCGTGCTGGGGGCTTACGGCTTCGGCTACGCCGTGGTCGACGGCAAGCACCAGTTGTCGGCCCAGCTCGGCTACGTCGAGATCGGGGCCGACGTGGAGGTGGGCGCCTGCACGACGATCGACCGCGGCACCTACGGCCCCACCGTCATCGGCGAAGGGACGAAAATCGACAACCAGGTGATGATCGCCCACAACTGCCGCATCGGCCGCCACAACATGCTCTGCTCGCAGGTCGGCATCGCCGGCAGCACGACGACCGGCGACTATGTGGTGATGGCCGGACAGACCGGCGTCCGCGACCACGTGCAGATCGGCGATCGGGCGGTGGTGGGCGCCAAGTCGGGAGTGCCCAACGACATCGACGCCGGGGCCGTGGTGTTCGGCATCCCCGCCCGGCCGGAACGCCACCAGAAGCTCATCCTGGCCGCGATTGCCCGTTTGCCCGAATTTCGCCGTCAACTGAAGGACGTCGAGGCCGCCGTCGCCAGGCTGGAGGCGCGGCCCGGCGCCGATGGACCCAGGGCGGTGGCATAAGCGATGGCCACGCTATCCGAGCAGACCGGGCGACCGACCGCCGCGCCGGGCGAGCCGATCGGCTTGATGGCCGGCTGGGGACGCTACCCGCTGGTCATCGCCGAGGCGATGCGCCGCCAGGGTTTCGAGGTCTATTGTCTGGGCGTCAAGGGACATGCCGACCCCTCGATCGCCGAATGCTGCGCCGATTTTCAGTGGATCGGGCTGGGCAAGATCGGCGGGGCCTGCCGCTATCTTGTCCGCCACGGCGTGCGGCGCGCGGCGGTGGCGGGCAAAATCCACAAGCACCTGCTGTTTCAGCGCGCCGCGTTCCTCAAGCACCTGCCCGACTGGCCGACGCTCGCCGCCTTCTACCGACACTTTCTGCTGCACCAGCGCGACCTGCGCGACGACACGCTGATGAGCACCATGTTGGGCATGTTCGCGCGGGCCGGAATCACGGTTTGGCCCCCGACTGACTTTGCACCGGAGTTGCTCGTGAAACTTGGCCAATTGACGCGCCGCGGGCCTTCGCAGCCCCAGCACAACGACATCGCCTTCGGTTGGCGGTTGGCCAAAGAGATCGGGCGGCTCGACGTGGGTCAGAGCGTGGCCGTGAAGGGCGCCACGGCCCTGGCGGTGGAGGCGGTGGAGGGGACCGACCAGTGCATTCGCCGGGCAGGCGAACTTTGCAAGCAGGGCGGCTTCACCGTGGTGAAGGTCGCCAAGCCGCAGCAAGACATGCGTTTCGACGTGCCGACCGTCGGCCTGCGGACGCTCCAGACCATGCGTGAAGCCGGCGCCACGTGTCTGGCGATCGAAGCCGGCAAGACGGTGATCGTCGACGAGTGCGACGTGGTGCGTTTCGCCGACCAGCACGGCATCGCCATCGTGGCCCTCTCGGCCGACGGCGAGCATGCCTGACGCTTGGCCTCGCTCGCCGGACGGATACAATTTGTCAGGCGGCCCTTTGTCATACTCGTCACGTCATCAGGAGGACGCGCCGTGAGCACGTCGCGCGACGCGGAACGTCATGTGGAAGACGTCGAAATCCGCGGTCATATAATCGACAGCCTGATTCTGCCCAAGGTGCTCGACATCATCACGAGCCGCGGTGGATCGTTCCACATCAAGCGGATCACCATCGGCCAGGCCCGCCGCGATCCCAGCTACGCGCTCGTCGAAGTCTCGGCCCCCGAGGCCGAAGGGCTGGCGGACATCCTCAGCCAGATTGCCGATCATGGGGCCGTGCCCGCCACCGCCCACGACTGCCAGCTTGCCGCCGCCGATATGGACGGCGCCTTCCCCGAAGGCTTCTACAGCAGCACCAATCAGCGCACCGAGGTGCGGCTGGCCGGACAGTGGTTCGCCGTCGCCGACCAGGAAATGGACTGCGGCATCGTCGTCGATCTCCAGCGCCACTCGGCCCGATGCGTGCCGATGATCGAGATTCGCTCGGGCGAGCAGGTGGTGATCGGCCACAGCGGCGTGCGGGTCTTGCCGGAAGAGCGGGCCGCCGAGCGGAAGATGTTCGAGTTCATGGGCAGCGCCGTCTCGACCGAGAAACCGAAGGGGCTGGCGGTGCGAGAGATTGCCCGTGAATTGGCCCGCACGCGCCAGGCCCGCGGCCGCGCGTTGTTGGTCGGCGGACCGGCCATCGTCCACACCGGCAGCACCGAGCACGTTTGCCACCTCATCCGCGAAGGCTATCTGCACGTGCTCTTTGCCGGCAACGCGCTGGCCACGCACGATATCGAGCAGGCATTCTTCGGCACCAGCCTCGGCGTCCACATGGAGCAGGGCATTCCGACCGAGGAAGGCCACGAGCATCATCTGCGGGCCATCAACCGCATTCGCCGCTTGGGCGGCATTCGCAAGGCGGTCGAAACCGGGGCGCTCACTTCGGGCATCATGTATGAGTGCGTCCGCCACAACGTCGACTTCCTGCTGGCCGGCAGCATCCGCGACGACGGCCCGCTGCCCGAAGTGATCACCGACGTGCTGGTGGCCCAGCGCGAGATGCGGCGGAAGCTGCACGACGTGAGCTTTTGCCTGATGATCGCCACCACCTTGCACTCGATCGCGGTGGGCAACCTGCTGCCGGCCTGGGTCAAGGTGGCGTGCGTCGACATCAATCCCTCGACGGTCATCAAGCTGAACGACCGCGGCTCGTTTCAAACCGTGGGCCTGGTGACCGACGTGGAGCCGTTTTTGCGTTCGCTGGTGGCGGAGTTGAAACAGATTGGTCCGTAGTCCGTGGTCCGTTGTCCGTAGTCCGTGGTCCGTGGTCGGTGGTCCGTGGCAACTGACCACGGACCACGGATCCGGCATCGGTCGTGATATCCACTATGACGTCCCTCCCCCATATTTTGATGTGCCCGCCGGACTTCTACGGGATTGAATATGAAATCAATCCCTGGATGAGCCGGCTTCGGCAAAGCGACCGGGCGGTCGCCCAGCGGCAATGGAGCGACCTGCGGGCGTTGCTCGAACGTTTGGGGGCCCGGATTTCGACCTTGGAACCGGTGCAGGGGTTGCCCGACCTGGTGTTCACGGCGAACGCGGCCATGATTTATCATCGACGCGCGGTGCTAGCGCATTTCCGCCATGCACAGCGGCAGGGCGAAGAGCCGATCGACGAAGCCTGGCTGGCCGGCCACGGGTTTCAAGTCGAACACGCTCCCAGCGGCGTGTACTTCGAGGGGGCGGGCGACGCGCTGTTTTGCGGCGAAACGTTGTTCGCCGGCTATCGCATTCGCAGCGACGCGCGGGGGCATCAGCAGATCGGCGAGATGCTCGGCTGCCACGTCATTCCGCTGGAGTTGGTCGATCCGTATTACTACCACCTCGACACGTGCTTCTGCCCGCTCGCGCCGGGCTGTGCGATCTACTACCCGGCCGCCTTCGATGAATACGGCGCCAAGGTCTTCCAGCACGAGGTGGACGACCTGATCGCGGTGCCCGAAGACGAAGCGCGGCGGTTCGCTTGCAACGCGGTGGTGGTTGGCCGGCACGTGGTTACGAACACCGGCTCGCCCACCTTGCACGCCGAGTTGCGCGAGCGCGGCTTCGAGCCGCACGAAACGCCGCTCGACGAGTTCGTCAAAGCGGGCGGCAGCGCCAAGTGCCTCACCCTGCGGCTCGACGGCGAGGACGCCGCGGGCTGGAAGCACGAGACGTGATTCACCACCACGTCCAATATCCGCCGTACCAGCCGGGCGGATAGGTCACGCGATAGTCGTAGCCGCCGAAGAAGGTTCCGCCCGGCGGGGCAAAGGGACCCGCACTGCCGCGAAAGTAGCTGTTCTGCATTCCGTAGCGGGCAGCGGGGGCGGAACTCGACGACACGGGATAATTGGGCTGCCGGGCGGTGAACGGGGCATACGTTCCATACGGCGCGTAGTAGGCGCCGTAAGGTGCGTAACCCGCGTATCCGGCCTGACCGCCATAATAGACGCGGGCGGGCGCAGGGCATTGACCATACGACTCGACTGCCAGGCCACCCAGCGCGATTGCCAGCGAAAGCACGACGACTCTCATGCCACACCTCCTGAAGTTCTTCGCCGGCGAAGGGGAACGACTATTTGCAATGTAGGTCATCCGGGGCACGTTTTCAAGCGTGGCGTAACGGGATCTCACGGTCTCGGCAATTGTGGGCACCATCCGCGGTCGCGCCTGCTGGCGACGCGGTCAGCTCGCGGCCAATCGCTGGCCTACGTATCGCCAAATCGCACGCGGAGTGCTGTGCCGCTGGAAGAATTCCTGGGCCTGCCGGCCGATCTGCCGGCAGGCGTCGCGGTGCGCGCGGCACCACTCGATCTGGTCGATCAGATCGGCATAGTCGTCGCGGCAGGCCACGTAATGCTCGCCCGCCACCAATCGCTCTTCCAAGGGCGCGATGAAGAGGTCGGGCGAAATCGTGCAAACTCCCAACCCCAACAGTTGGTGCTGCCCCCGATCGAGATGGTGATTGTCGGCGCCGGGCACGCAAACGGTCACCAGCGAATCCGCCGCGCGCCGCCAATAACCGGGCCGATCGGTCCAATCATCGTCGAGCGCGGCCCCATACCGCTCCTGCAGCACGCGCCGCGCGTGCTGCCGGCGGGCCGTCTTTCCACCCGGCAGCTTTTCCTCCAGGTAATCACGCTGGCTGTACACGACGCGCCCGCCCTCCGCGCGATACCGGAGCTCGCGGCATAACCGCTCGTATTCGTGCCAGTCGAGAAAGCTGGTGATCGGGAACGAGCCGATGCCGGGAAACGGGGCGAACAGCGGCGTGTAGGTGAACCGCAGCCAATGTTCGAAGCCGCCCACCGCCGCATCGACGAGCACGTAATCGCTGATGTCGATCGCTACCGGCACGCCATCGACCCGCAGTTCATAGGCCGACCAGCAGAGCATGCCCAGCGCCGCGTCGAAAACAACCTCGATTTCCGGCAACGCCCGCAACGTCGATACGACGTATCTCCAGGCTTCCAGGTGGCAGCTCCACTCGCCGTGCGCCAGGGCGACGCTTTCCGGCGGAAGGCGGACTTGTTTGGGCAGCATGGCACTCCTCTCTGTAGATGAGGGATGAGGGATGAGGGATGAGGCCTCGAGGATCAATGGGCCTCATCCCTCATCGCTCTACCCACCTTGACCAAAAACTCGCTCCACCGCTCGGCCATGGCCTGGGCCGTGTAATGTTGCCAAGCCACGCGCTTGGCCCGTTCGGCGACCGCCTGGCCTTCGGGCCCCAGGGCGCGGCGGACGGCCACGGCCAGCTCGCCGGGCGAGGCGCCGACACGCACGCCGACGACCATTTGCCCGTGCAACTCCTCTAATTCGGGCACGGCCCCGACGCGGGTGGCCACGGCGGGCACGCCGCACAGCCAGGCTTCGGTGAGGGCCAACGAAAAGCCTTCGCTCGGGCTGGCCAGCACGAACACGTCGAGCGCGGCCAGCGCGTCGCCGATCTGCTCGACCGGCGGCACGAAGATACTGTTCGGGGCGATGGCGCAAACCTCGGCCTCGACCTCGTTCTCGTGCGCCCCGCCGCCGACGTAAACAGCGCGGAAACGCCCGCCCAGTTCCCGCGCGGCGAGGGCCGCGGCGAGCGGGTTCTTTTCCCACGAGAAGCGGCCCACGTAGCCCAGCAGCAAATCGGCCTGGGCGGCGCCCCATTGCCGCCGCGTTTCGTCGCGCGGCACGGTCGGCGCGCAGCGTGCATGGTCGGCGCCGTTGTGAATGACGACGGCCCGCGAATCGCGGAATGCCGCGGCGGCCGCCTTGGAAACGCCCACGAGGTGCTGCGCGGCGTACTTGCCGCCGTCGAGCATGCGCGCCGTGCTCGGCGCCGAGCCATGCGCCACGATCACCACCTCGCCCGAGAACCGCCGCGCGGCCATCAGCCGCGCGAAATGGCCCGAGCCCCAGGCCACGATCACATCCGACCGTTGGCACAGCGCCTCCAGCGCCGCCTCGGCCGACTCGAACCGAATCACGCCATCCGCCTCTCCCTCGCGGAGAGGGCCGGTGTGAGGGTCCTTTTCTCCCTCTCCCTCCGGGAGAGGGCTGGGGTGCGGGCGCGTCCCATCCGGCCCGCCGAACAGCGGCGCAAACTCCGCGGCCTCGGCGCACATCCTGGCATCCGCCGGCGCCGCGTTCAACAGCGCCACTCCCGCCGGCACGACCCTCTCACGATCCAAATACCGCAGCAGATTGACGATCCATCGTTCCGCGCCGCCCAGGACGAGGTTGGGCGTGACGAATCCCACGCGCACCCGCCCATCGCCTGCCCCGCGGTGCGGTCTGTAGGGAACGCCCTCGGTGGCGTTCCAGGCCACACCCTGCGCGGCGTTCCGCGGCCGCAATGCCTCCGCGGCGTTCCGTAAATCCGCGGCGGCCTCGTAGGCCGACAGCAGGTCATTGGCCGTGAACGGCCGCGGCTGGGCAACGGTGGTCCGCAGTTCGCAGCCCGAGCAGGTGCGGTCCGTCACCAGGCCGTCGCGGGCTCTGACCGCCGGATGCCGGCAAGCATACAAGCCACACCTCCCCACGGCCAAGCGGTAGCGGCAACTCGCCAGCTTGGCGAACGCCTGTCGGGTGCCTCCCATATCGTTGCCGCCGCTCATCGCTTTCTCGAAACAAGACGTTTTGATAGAGAACACCTTGATGGACTCTTCTCCCTCACCACACCAGAGCGCCGAGCGGACACTCGCACTTCGCCCCGCCCGCGTTGAGCCATTGGCAGGATGGCCTTCCTAGGCCGTCGCTTCGCCTATTTCCGCTCGGGACGGTCGGAAGCCGATCCTCGCAATGTCCGCTCCCCAGACGATCCTCGATTCCTCAGTCGTAATACGTCGTCCATCTGCACGGACGCGGACCTTCACGAACGACCAGCACCACGCGGCCAAACTTATCGAACTCCTGATAGAGCACACCGTCGCGCTCGCATCGTTCCGCGCCGCTAGCGGCGCCCCGGCTGGCGACGGCGCGTGGGGTCGGCAACGCTGTACACGCCGCCAGAAGCGCGAGCACGCCGTGAAACACTCCGCGGCGCGAAACGACCACCGAATCCGTCATCATGGCTGATCCTTTCTGAAGTCAGAAGATTTCGATAATTCGCCATGCCCCATAGACACACACCCGTTTCAATGTCCTCTCCAAGCCACTATTCAACAATTGCAGTCTCCCGCCGGTCCCGGCACGGACTGGCGAGCCAGGCGGTTTTGGTGCGGCACCCCTTCGGAGCCGCGTTCGAGGATGGAGACGACAGGATCTCCCAAGTTCCTGGGGAACCCCGATTCTCCATCGGCGCATGTTCTTCGACCCAGGCCGGCTGCGTGCATCGCACCAGGGCGATGCTGCACCGAGGCCCCAGCTACGCGAAGCACAGGGGCGCCGACATTGGTTCCTTCGAGGCTCAATTACATGGCACTTGGACTGGCTGTCTGCGCTTCGCAACGTCGGTTGCCCGACGCCGCGCAAGACTCGCTTCCAGTGGTTGGTTAGACCCTCCTGGGCGGGCTTCGACCCGCAGGACTCCTACGGAAGGGTTTCGATTTGCTCCCTTATATTTCTACCTCCTTTCCCGAGTTCCGCTTGGCGCGATCCCGTTTCTTTGCCCTCGTACACTATTATAGACAGCTGCCCAACTTATTTTCTTACACTGCCCTACTGGTCACGTGCT
Above is a genomic segment from Pirellulales bacterium containing:
- the lpxI gene encoding UDP-2,3-diacylglucosamine diphosphatase LpxI (LpxI, functionally equivalent to LpxH, replaces it in LPS biosynthesis in a minority of bacteria.), whose translation is MATLSEQTGRPTAAPGEPIGLMAGWGRYPLVIAEAMRRQGFEVYCLGVKGHADPSIAECCADFQWIGLGKIGGACRYLVRHGVRRAAVAGKIHKHLLFQRAAFLKHLPDWPTLAAFYRHFLLHQRDLRDDTLMSTMLGMFARAGITVWPPTDFAPELLVKLGQLTRRGPSQPQHNDIAFGWRLAKEIGRLDVGQSVAVKGATALAVEAVEGTDQCIRRAGELCKQGGFTVVKVAKPQQDMRFDVPTVGLRTLQTMREAGATCLAIEAGKTVIVDECDVVRFADQHGIAIVALSADGEHA
- a CDS encoding arginine deiminase-related protein, translated to MTSLPHILMCPPDFYGIEYEINPWMSRLRQSDRAVAQRQWSDLRALLERLGARISTLEPVQGLPDLVFTANAAMIYHRRAVLAHFRHAQRQGEEPIDEAWLAGHGFQVEHAPSGVYFEGAGDALFCGETLFAGYRIRSDARGHQQIGEMLGCHVIPLELVDPYYYHLDTCFCPLAPGCAIYYPAAFDEYGAKVFQHEVDDLIAVPEDEARRFACNAVVVGRHVVTNTGSPTLHAELRERGFEPHETPLDEFVKAGGSAKCLTLRLDGEDAAGWKHET
- a CDS encoding TIGR00300 family protein, whose amino-acid sequence is MSTSRDAERHVEDVEIRGHIIDSLILPKVLDIITSRGGSFHIKRITIGQARRDPSYALVEVSAPEAEGLADILSQIADHGAVPATAHDCQLAAADMDGAFPEGFYSSTNQRTEVRLAGQWFAVADQEMDCGIVVDLQRHSARCVPMIEIRSGEQVVIGHSGVRVLPEERAAERKMFEFMGSAVSTEKPKGLAVREIARELARTRQARGRALLVGGPAIVHTGSTEHVCHLIREGYLHVLFAGNALATHDIEQAFFGTSLGVHMEQGIPTEEGHEHHLRAINRIRRLGGIRKAVETGALTSGIMYECVRHNVDFLLAGSIRDDGPLPEVITDVLVAQREMRRKLHDVSFCLMIATTLHSIAVGNLLPAWVKVACVDINPSTVIKLNDRGSFQTVGLVTDVEPFLRSLVAELKQIGP
- a CDS encoding glycosyltransferase family 4 protein, with translation MFSIKTSCFEKAMSGGNDMGGTRQAFAKLASCRYRLAVGRCGLYACRHPAVRARDGLVTDRTCSGCELRTTVAQPRPFTANDLLSAYEAAADLRNAAEALRPRNAAQGVAWNATEGVPYRPHRGAGDGRVRVGFVTPNLVLGGAERWIVNLLRYLDRERVVPAGVALLNAAPADARMCAEAAEFAPLFGGPDGTRPHPSPLPEGEGEKDPHTGPLREGEADGVIRFESAEAALEALCQRSDVIVAWGSGHFARLMAARRFSGEVVIVAHGSAPSTARMLDGGKYAAQHLVGVSKAAAAAFRDSRAVVIHNGADHARCAPTVPRDETRRQWGAAQADLLLGYVGRFSWEKNPLAAALAARELGGRFRAVYVGGGAHENEVEAEVCAIAPNSIFVPPVEQIGDALAALDVFVLASPSEGFSLALTEAWLCGVPAVATRVGAVPELEELHGQMVVGVRVGASPGELAVAVRRALGPEGQAVAERAKRVAWQHYTAQAMAERWSEFLVKVGRAMRDEAH
- the lpxD gene encoding UDP-3-O-(3-hydroxymyristoyl)glucosamine N-acyltransferase codes for the protein MAATLAQLAELVDGTLFGPADLQIHGAATLSTATANQITLVDSPDKAHRLQHSVAAAVVVPRQFVPEPWPTIQVDDVHAAFAKIVCHFRPVRPPRRIGVSRHAIVSPSAQIGPDVDVHAGATVGDDVAIGQGSTIHAGARIMAGCRIAEHVTIFPNAVLYEGTVVGPRTVIHANAVLGAYGFGYAVVDGKHQLSAQLGYVEIGADVEVGACTTIDRGTYGPTVIGEGTKIDNQVMIAHNCRIGRHNMLCSQVGIAGSTTTGDYVVMAGQTGVRDHVQIGDRAVVGAKSGVPNDIDAGAVVFGIPARPERHQKLILAAIARLPEFRRQLKDVEAAVARLEARPGADGPRAVA
- a CDS encoding glycosyl transferase family 90 — its product is MLPKQVRLPPESVALAHGEWSCHLEAWRYVVSTLRALPEIEVVFDAALGMLCWSAYELRVDGVPVAIDISDYVLVDAAVGGFEHWLRFTYTPLFAPFPGIGSFPITSFLDWHEYERLCRELRYRAEGGRVVYSQRDYLEEKLPGGKTARRQHARRVLQERYGAALDDDWTDRPGYWRRAADSLVTVCVPGADNHHLDRGQHQLLGLGVCTISPDLFIAPLEERLVAGEHYVACRDDYADLIDQIEWCRAHRDACRQIGRQAQEFFQRHSTPRAIWRYVGQRLAAS